TATAGAAAACAAATTAAACTTTTTTACAAATTATTTAAAACTCGATTTTATGAAAATTATAAAATTAGCCCTTGTTATGTTCATTTTTAATATAGCAATGGCTCAAGATACATCAAAAAAAGACAATACAAAATGGACTTCCGCAAGACCCGATGGTCACGCACCAATAAGCGTTATGGGAGACCACTATCACCACAAAGGTGAATTTATGTTCTCTTATCGCTACATGCCGATGTGGATGGATGGAAACATCAAAGAAGATAATAGCATCTCTGATTCAGATATCTATTCTAATTTTATGATAGCTCCACAAGAAATGCAGATGGATATGCATATGCTCGGCGTGATGTACGGTGTGTCAGATAAATTAACCCTGATGCTGATGGGTAATGTTTTATCCAACACTATGGATTTGAGCACAATGAGTGGCAATACATTTACAACAGAATCTGAGGGTTTTGGAGATTTAAAAATCAGAGCTTTGTATCAACTCTTTAATGCTGAAAAACAATCTCTACACTTTAATATGGGTTTATCTATACCGACAGGTGATATTGACCAAACCTCTGTAACGCCTATGTCAGATAACGCTCCAGTTGCCTATCCTATGCAATTAGGAAGTGGCACATTTGACCCACAATTTGGGATGACTTACTTAGGACAAACCGAACAGTTTTCTTGGGGTGTCCAAAGTTTATATACCACAAGATTAGGGACAAATGACAACGACTATAGATTAGGAAATGCTTTTGAAACCAATGCTTGGTTGGCTTATAAAGCCCATGACTATTTCAGTTTTTCAACAAGAATAAAATATGTTG
This genomic window from Flavobacterium sp. CS20 contains:
- a CDS encoding transporter; this encodes MKIIKLALVMFIFNIAMAQDTSKKDNTKWTSARPDGHAPISVMGDHYHHKGEFMFSYRYMPMWMDGNIKEDNSISDSDIYSNFMIAPQEMQMDMHMLGVMYGVSDKLTLMLMGNVLSNTMDLSTMSGNTFTTESEGFGDLKIRALYQLFNAEKQSLHFNMGLSIPTGDIDQTSVTPMSDNAPVAYPMQLGSGTFDPQFGMTYLGQTEQFSWGVQSLYTTRLGTNDNDYRLGNAFETNAWLAYKAHDYFSFSTRIKYVDIRQISGADPAFDPMMMPLFNIENSGRSQVDLGLGANFYVPEGSLKNLRFGFEFILPFYQNVNGIQMENDYAATFGIQYTIE